From Xiphophorus hellerii strain 12219 chromosome 9, Xiphophorus_hellerii-4.1, whole genome shotgun sequence, a single genomic window includes:
- the LOC116726095 gene encoding guanine nucleotide-binding protein subunit beta-4 has protein sequence MSELEQLRQEAEQLRNQIRDARKACSDSTLSQITAGLDSVGRIQMRTRRTLRGHLAKIYAMHWGSESRLLVSASQDGKLIIWDSYTTNKMHAIPLRSSWVMTCAYAPSGNYVACGGLDNICSIYSLKTREGNVRVTRELPGHTGYLSCCRFLDDSQILTSSGDTTCALWDIETGQQATSFTGHTGDVMSLSLSPDFRTFVSGACDATSKLWDIRDGMCRQSFTGHVSDINAVCFFPNGNAFGTGSDDATCRLFDLRADQELMTYSHDNIICGITSVAFSKSGRLLLAGYDDFNCNVWDTLKGDRAGVLAGHDNRVSCLGVTSDGMAVATGSWDSFLRIWN, from the exons ATGAGTGAGCTCGAACAGTTGCGGCAGGAAGCCGAGCAACTACGCAACCAGATTCGg GATGCCAGGAAAGCCTGCAGTGATTCCACTCTGTCACAG ATCACAGCTGGTCTGGACTCGGTGGGCCGGATACAGATGCGGACACGACGCACTCTCAGGGGACACCTGGCCAAGATATATGCAATGCACTGGGGGAGTGAATCCAG GTTACTGGTCAGTGCCTCACAAGATGGAAAGCTGATCATCTGGGACAGCTACACAACAAACAAG ATGCATGCTATCCCACTGCGTTCTTCATGGGTGATGACGTGCGCCTACGCCCCCTCTGGGAACTATGTGGCCTGCGGAGGCCTGGACAACATTTGCTCTATATACAGTCTGAAGACCCGGGAGGGCAACGTGCGGGTCACCCGAGAGCTACCAGGACACACAG GTTATTTGTCTTGTTGTCGCTTCTTGGACGACTCCCAGATACTAACGAGCTCTGGAGACACCACCTG tgCATTATGGGACATAGAGACGGGCCAGCAGGCCACCTCCTTCACCGGCCACACAGGTGATGTGATGAGCCTGTCTCTTAGCCCAGACTTCCGGACTTTTGTGTCCGGCGCCTGTGACGCCACCTCCAAGCTGTGGGACATCCGTGATGGGATGTGCAGGCAGTCTTTCACTGGCCACGTGTCTGACATCAACGCCGTCTGT tttttcccCAACGGTAATGCATTCGGCACAGGCTCGGACGACGCCACCTGCAGGCTGTTTGACCTACGTGCCGACCAGGAGCTGATGACCTACAGCCATGACAACATCATCTGCGGCATCACCTCTGTGGCATTCTCCAAGAGCGGCCGTCTGCTGTTAGCCGGCTACGACGACTTCAACTGCAACGTGTGGGACACTCTGAAAGGGGATAGAGCAG gcGTCCTCGCCGGCCACGACAATCGTGTGAGCTGCTTAGGAGTGACCTCTGACGGCATGGCCGTGGCCACCGGATCCTGGGACAGTTTCCTCCGGATCTGGAACTAA